The proteins below come from a single Mustela nigripes isolate SB6536 chromosome 14, MUSNIG.SB6536, whole genome shotgun sequence genomic window:
- the GABRD gene encoding gamma-aminobutyric acid receptor subunit delta: MDTLIGLLPPLLLLCAQQPRGARAMNDIGDYVGSNLEISWLPNLDGLMEGYARNFRPGIGGPPVNVALAIEVASIDHISEANMEYTMTVFLHQSWRDSRLAYNHTNETLGLDSRFVDKLWLPDTFIVNAKSAWFHDVTVENKLIRLQPDGVILYSIRITSTVACDMDLAKYPMDEQECMLLLESYGYSSEDVVYYWSENQERIHGLNELHLAQFTITSHRFTAELRNFKSAGQFPRLSLHFRLRRNRGVYIIQSYMPSVLLVAMSWVSFWISQAAVPARVSLGITTVLTMTTLMVSARSSLPRASAIKALDVYFWICYVFVFAALVEYAFAHFNADYRKKQKAKVKVKEQKAELDVKNAIVLLSLSAAGATQELAVSRRHCRGAGNLMGSYRCVEMETGQAERPGAGRSGGRGGLRALFKPIDADTIDIYARVVFPAAFVAVNVLYWAAYAM; this comes from the exons ATGGACACGCTGATCGGGCTGCTGCCCCCGCTCCTGCTGCTCTGCGCGCAGCAGCCCCGCGGCGCCAG AGCGATGAATGATATTGGGGACTATGTCGGCTCTAACCTGGAGATATCCTGGCTCCCCAACCTGGATGGCCTGATGGAGGGCTACGCTCGCAACTTCCGGCCAGGCATCGGAG GGCCCCCTGTGAACGTGGCCCTCGCCATCGAGGTGGCCAGCATCGACCACATCTCGGAGGCGAACATG GAGTACACCATGACGGTGTTTCTGCACCAGAGCTGGCGCGACAGCAGGCTGGCCTACAACCACACCAACGAGACTCTGGGGCTGGACAGCCGCTTCGTGGATAAGCTGTGGCTCCCAGACACCTTCATTGTGAACGCCAAGTCCGCCTGGTTCCACGACGTGACGGTAGAGAACAAGCTCATCCGGCTGCAGCCCGACGGGGTGATCCTTTACAGCATCCG AATCACGTCCACGGTGGCCTGCGACATGGACCTGGCCAAGTACCCCATGGACGAGCAGGAGTGCATGCTCCTCCTGGAGAGCT ACGGCTACTCGTCCGAGGACGTGGTGTACTACTGGTCGGAGAACCAGGAGCGGATCCACGGGCTCAACGAGCTGCACCTGGCCCAGTTCACCATCACCAGCCACCGCTTCACCGCCGAGCTGAGGAACTTCAAATCCG CCGGCCAGTTCCCCCGGCTCAGCCTGCATTTCCGCCTCCGGAGGAACCGCGGCGTCTACATCATCCAGTCCTATATGCCCTCCGTGCTCCTCGTCGCCATGTCCTGGGTCTCCTTCTGGATCAGCCAGGCGGCGGTGCCGGCCAGGGTGTCTCTAG gtATTACCACGGTGCTCACCATGACCACGCTGATGGTCAGCGCCCGCTCCTCCCTCCCGCGGGCCTCGGCCATCAAGGCCCTCGATGTGTACTTCTGGATCTGCTATGTCTTCGTGTTTGCCGCGTTGGTGGAGTACGCCTTCGCCCACTTCAATGCTGACTACCGGAAGAAGCAGAAGGCCAAGGTCAAGGTcaaagagcagaaagcagag CTGGACGTGAAGAACGCCATCGTGCTCCTCTCCCTGTCAGCCGCCGGTGCCACCCAGGAGCTGGCCGTGTCCCGCCGGCACTGCCGCGGGGCTGGGAACCTCATGGGCTCCTACAGGTGTGTGGAGATGGAGACCGGGCAGGCTGAGAGGCCGGGGGCGGGCCGCTCGGGGGGCCGGGGAGGCCTCCGTGCACTTTTCAAGCCCATCGACGCCGACACCATTGACATCTATGCCCGCGTGGTGTTCCCGGCGGCCTTCGTGGCCGTCAACGTCCTCTACTGGGCGGCCTATGCCATGTGA